The sequence CGCCCCCGGCGGCCCGGCCCGGCCTCGTCGGGCCGGGCCGCCGGGCGGCCTTCTCGGAAAAGGCCGCCCGGCGGCGAAGACCGTTCACGGCGGAGGGCACGTGGGCAGACTGCGAGGACGAGGAACTCCCACCACTACGAGGAGAGGCATTCCCATGCCGCGGATTCCCGTCCACACCATCGAGACCGCGCCCGAAGGCGGCGGAGAGATTCTGCGCCGCCTGGAGAAGCGCTTCGGGCGCGTGCTCAACATCCACGGAGGGATGGCCCATTCGCCCGTGGTTCTGGAGACCTACGCGGCGATCACCGGAGCCGTCGCGGAACACGGGACCTTCGACGCCCGCACACGGGAGGCGATCGCCCTCGCCGTGGGCGCGGTCGACGCGTGCGCGTACTGCCAGGCGGCGCACACGGTGTCGGCGAAGGCGGCGGGCTTCACGCCGGAGGAGACCGTGGCGATACGCCGGGGGGTACCCGGGGACGACGCCAGGCTCGAAGCGCTCGTCCAGGTCGCGCGGGAGATCGCCGGCGAGGTGGGCGAAGCGTCGGACGCCTCGTGGGACGCGGCCGTGGCACAGGGGTGGACCGACACCGAGCTGGCCGAGCTCTTCGTCCATGTGGCCGTGAACCTCTACACCAATTACTTCAACCACTACGCCCGCACCGAGATCGACGTCCCCGCCGCTCCCGGCATCGACGGCTGACGGTCCGCCTCCACGACCCCGGACGGACTCCGGCGAACCCCGCGACGCCCCTGTCGGTGACCCGCTCTTTTCAGCCTCCAAGGCGGCTCACCGATGGGGGCTTCTTCTTCGGTGCCTTGCGGTATCGTCGGCGCCACGATCGTGCACGACCCTGTCCAGGCATCGTCATTCCAGCTCAATTTCATTCAGCATGAGCACAGTTGATGTCTGGTCAGGGAACTTCCAGTCAGTGGGGACAATGACGGGGAGCGCACGGCGGGGCGCTCCCCGGGTCAGCGGGGAGGCTTCATGGGCAAGACGGGTGTGCGCCCGAGGGTGCTGGTCGTAGGGGCGGGCCTGGCCGGTACGGCGACCGCGATACGGCTGCTCCATTTCGCGAGAAGACCGCTGGAGGTCGTCCTCCTGGAGCGGCGGGCCGACTACCGCTCGGCCGGTGTCGCCTACCACCGCGACGGCAATCCCTGGGACCACGTCTTCAACATCCAGGCCGGGCGGATGTCGGTGTTCCGCGAGGACGTCCTCGACTTCATCAACTGGGCCAACCAGGAGGCCGACCGCCGGGACTGGCCCCCACGCTGGGCCTCGTGGAAGTTCACCGAGCAGGGACCCGCACCGCGCCGCATCTTCCAGGACTACCTCGACGACCGGCTGGCCGAGGCCGCGCGGGAAGCCTGCCCCGGAGTCGTCCTCGTGGAAGCGGACGGCGAGGCACTCGAAACCCGGCCCGGCGACCGCGGCTTCGAGGTCACCGTCAGGGGCCTCACCTCGTACAAGACCGAAGAGCCGCGCCCCGGCCCGCTCGCGGACACGCGGGTACTCGCAGCGGACCATGTCGTTCTCGCCACCGGCCTCGAACTCAAGGAACCTCCTTTCGCGGCACGCGTCGCCGGGCACCCCGCCTTCGTCCGCGACCCGTACTCCGCGTCCGCCGTCCGCACCCTCGCCCAGCTCCCGCCCGACGCCTCCGTGGCCATCGTCGGCTCCGTGCTGAGCGCGTACGACTCGGCAGGGCTGCTGCTGCGCAACGGACACGTCGGCCGTATCCGTCTGATCTCCGGGTCGGGGACGATCTTCCGCACCTACCCCGGCACCCACGAACACGGAGTGCTGCGACTGCCGCGCCCCGGCCTCCTGATGGAGCCCTACCGCGACCGCGAGGAGTTCCTCGACCGCCTCGGGACCGCCTGGCAGGAGGCCCGCCAGGCCGTCCAGGACCGGCATCCCGGCATCGACCCCGTGGTCGTCTCCGAACGCGTCGCCAAAGCCTGGGAGCCGTACCTCCCGGAGGCCATCGCGCGCATCCCGACCGACGACCTGCGCGGTCTGCTCGACGAGTTCGCCACCGGCCTCGCCGCCCTGCGCGTCGGGGCGGTGGAGTACACGATGGGGATCATCGAGCAAGCGATGCGGCCCCAGGACGGGCGCGTGGAGCTGCTTGTCGGCCGGGTGCGGGAGATCACCCCCACGGAGTCCGGGCGGCTGACGGTCACCGTCGCCGGGCGGCACGGGCGGCACAGCCTCGAAGCCGACCTCGTGGTGTCCAACTTCGGCAGGGAGTTCGACTACGCCAAGGTCGAGCAGCCGCTCTGGCGCGACCTGCTCCGGAAGGGCATCGCGGTCCCCCACGCGCGCACCGGGCGCGGTGTGGAGGTCGACGAGTGCGGAACGCTGCTGAGTGCCGACGGCACCCCGGCCGGGCCGATCTCCACCGTCGGAGTACCGAGAGAGGGGGACGAGATCGTCCGGCACGGCCGGACCGGCGCGTTCGCGTTCAACCTCGCGGCCATCAAGAACCAGTCCGTCTCCGTCGCCGCCCATGTCGTCGAACAGCTTGAGCTGCGAAGGGACGGCTTCGACGACCTCGCCGCACGACACCCCCATTACCGGAGCTACGTCAGCAATCCGGAGGAAGCGGTCAGGGAGGCGCTGGAGGAGTCTGTGGAACTGGAGGTACGGAGGCTGGCCGCCCGCGAACGAAGGAGGAGGGAAGCGCTGGAGTCCCGCCTGAACGCCCGCATTCGCTCCATGGGCGGCCTCCCCGTCCTTCCGGCGGACGTCCCCCGTGATGAACGCCTGATGAGGGCCGTCGTCAACCGGGTCGCCGTGGAACGGCTCAACGACGTCTCCGTGACACCACGGCAACTACGTCGACAACTGGGGTTGGAGAACGACGAACATGTGGAGGACTAGGTGAACGGGACCGGACGACGCATCCGGGGATCCCTCCTGGCCGGCGGTACCGAGAGTGTGCTCCGGGGCACCTGCAACCGCACGCGCAGCCCGCGTGAGGGGACCATCCTGATAGCGCCCTCCCTGGAAGCCGGGCTGTACGACGCCATCGTGGCCGCGCGGGCGGTGGTGTGCGGCTCCGGCGGCATGACCGGCCACATGCAGTCCCTCTGCCGCGGCAGAGGGATACCGGTCCTCCGCGTCGAGGAGGAGGACCTCGCCGATCTCGTCGGCGAGGTGACGCTCTACCTGGAGAGCGCGTCCATCGTCGTCGGGTCCCGGCCCTCCCCACCGCCCGGGTCCGGCAAGCCCGCGCTGGACGCCGTCGGCTCGGCGTGCGCGGTCATCGCGGACCTGCAGGACATCACGACCATCAACGCCTGCGGGCCCGACGCCGCCCGCGTCGAGTCCTTCTTCATCCGGGAGGAGTTCCTCTGCCTCGCCCTGGGGCTGAGCCCGCTCGACGCCATGGCCGGCGGAGCCGCGGACATCGCGGCCTACGGACGGGCCATCGGGGAACGGCTCCGCAGTTTCGTCGGAGCGCTCCTGCCCGGCCAGCGGCTCGTCCTGCGCATGCTCGACCTGCGCTCGGACCACGCGGCCGACGTCACCGCGACCGCCCCCGTCGCGGTCGAGCCGAACCCGGAGATGGGCCTGCACGGCGCGCGCTGGCTCCTCGGCTCCGCTGGCTACCGCGAAGCCCTCCACGCGGTGCTGGCCACCCTGCGTGAACACCTCGGCGAGGAGGCGGACCGGGTGGGGCTGTCGGTGCCGTTCGTCAGCGACGAGACGGAGTTCGTACAGCTCAGGGACCATCTCGGCCTGCCCGACGGCACCCCCCTGTCCGCCTTCGTCGAGACACCCTCCGCCGTCCACGCCACTACCGCGCTGTGCCTCGCCGGAGCCAGTGAGCTGTTCGTCGGCCTCAAGGACCTGGTGCAGTTCTATCTCGCCGCCGACCGCGGCAACCACCTGGTCGCCGATTCCTACCGCACCCGCCACCCGGCGGTTCTCGACGGCGTACGCCACGTCGTGGAATCCGCCCGCGCGGCGGGCACGCCGGTACGGGTCTTCTCCCTGGCGTCGGACCTCGACCACTACCTCGCACACCTGCCGACGCCCGACGGCTACATGATGTGCACCGCCGAACTCCAGCGACTTCTCCTGTCAACCGGCTCCGCACGCACGGGCTGACACGGCAGCGGAGTGCCGCCGGGGACGGGGCGGCGGGGCCCCGAGCAGCCGACAGGTCACGGGATTCCCGCCGCTCCTCGGTCCGAAGTCGCGTCGGCGTGGGTCTGCTTCCGGTGGGACGGTCCCCCGCCTTTTGCCGCGTCGTCGGGGGCGTCTTGAGCGCACGCCGCCGCGGAATGCGCCGGATGCCACCGCTCCGCCGCCGGACCGCGCCGGCCACCGATCCTCTCCGCACAGCCGGAAGCGCCCGGAGCCTTGTGCTCCGGGCGCTTCCTCGTACTCCCGCTGGGGAGCGCGACGCGTCAGCAGGCCGGAGTCGCCGTGACGTCCGCCGAATTGACGTAGATGGTGCGGTGGTTGAACTGGACCTGGTAGTACGTGCGGCTGCCCGTGACCACCTCGCCGCCCGACGTGAAGTAGTCGTCGGCCGGGGTCGGCGGCTGGTCGGCCACGTACGCCTGGCCGACCGGAATGCCGTAGTTCGCCGCCGTGAGCGGCTTCTGCGTCGACGGGGAGAGGCCCGCCGGGTACTCGGACGCCTCCGGGTACGCCTGACCGTAGACCGGAGCGGCCGTGGTGCCACGGGCCTTGATGACCTTCACGCCCTTGGCCGGGATCGTGTTCCTGCCGCCCGGGTTGTGGATCCAGCCTTTCTGGCCGCCGTACCAGATCGCCGTCCAGTCGCCCTCGCGGCCCGCGACCACGAACTGCTGGCCGGCCTGGACGCGGTCGCTCCAGTCGCTGATCGCGTCCGTGCCCGCCTGGTCACCGGGGTGGACGACCGGGTCGAGGAAGAGCGGCGCGTCGGCGGCCGGAGCGGTGCGCACGAAGAGGGAGTTGGAGGGCTGCGGCACCTTCGCGCACGCCGGAGTGGCGCCCGAGGGGTCGTCCGCCGGGCACACCGTGTACGTCTGCTCCGCGCTCGTGCCGAACTGCGGCGCGATCGTCACCACGGAGCCGGCCTTGCCGACGCCGCGCGTACCCGCGTCGGTCGGGGCGCCGAGGAGCCGCATGAAGCGGTTCCAGTCCCAGGCCGTGCCCTTGTCCCAGTGCTGCGCCGCGAGGTTGGAGTCGAGGGAGCCCGGCACGTTGTCGTGGCCGAGGACGTGCTGGCGGTCGAGCGGCACGTCGTACCGCTCCGCCAGGTACTTCACCAGCTCGGCGGTCCGCTGGTAGACGGCGTCCGTGTACCAGTCGGCGCCGCGCGCGGTGAAGCCCGCCTGCTCGATCGAGACCGAGTGCAGGTTGTAGTGGTAGTTCCCGACGGCGAAGGCGAGGTCCTTGTTCGCCATCAGCTGGGTGGTCGTGCCGTCGGTGTCCATCAGGTAGTGCGCGCCCGAGACCGCGCCCGGCGCGGAGAGCGACTGCTTGGCGCTCGCGAAGGAGCCCTCGGCCGTGTGCAGGACGATGCGGTCGATCGCGATACCGTTCGCGGGCCGGTCGGAGACCTGGCCGTTGGCGGCGATCGGCACCGGGTCGAACGCGCAGCTCAGCGAGGCCGGGCACTCCGCGTCCGGAGCCGCCGCCGTCGTGCGGAGCTTGAGCCCGGCCGGCCGCCCGACGGCCGGACGC comes from Streptomyces sp. Tu6071 and encodes:
- a CDS encoding carboxymuconolactone decarboxylase family protein, which translates into the protein MPRIPVHTIETAPEGGGEILRRLEKRFGRVLNIHGGMAHSPVVLETYAAITGAVAEHGTFDARTREAIALAVGAVDACAYCQAAHTVSAKAAGFTPEETVAIRRGVPGDDARLEALVQVAREIAGEVGEASDASWDAAVAQGWTDTELAELFVHVAVNLYTNYFNHYARTEIDVPAAPGIDG
- a CDS encoding putative PEP-binding protein, with the protein product MLRGTCNRTRSPREGTILIAPSLEAGLYDAIVAARAVVCGSGGMTGHMQSLCRGRGIPVLRVEEEDLADLVGEVTLYLESASIVVGSRPSPPPGSGKPALDAVGSACAVIADLQDITTINACGPDAARVESFFIREEFLCLALGLSPLDAMAGGAADIAAYGRAIGERLRSFVGALLPGQRLVLRMLDLRSDHAADVTATAPVAVEPNPEMGLHGARWLLGSAGYREALHAVLATLREHLGEEADRVGLSVPFVSDETEFVQLRDHLGLPDGTPLSAFVETPSAVHATTALCLAGASELFVGLKDLVQFYLAADRGNHLVADSYRTRHPAVLDGVRHVVESARAAGTPVRVFSLASDLDHYLAHLPTPDGYMMCTAELQRLLLSTGSARTG
- a CDS encoding N-acetylmuramoyl-L-alanine amidase, which translates into the protein MHERKSKRWLTQAVAAGAVAAGTLAFLPAPAQAQGAPPHDGGLQADFAAAAASYGVPTSVLMAVTHEESGWRWHKGYSESGGYGLADLTDVTADMLVDGDAGAGGRADLAAMVDKPELHTLRKAAKLTGIPAARLRTDRRANLDGAAALLASYQKSLRAEASKDPADWTGAVAEYSGLKDEKAARGYVDNVFRTIRSGASLRQADGNTVRLAADPSARPAVGRPAGLKLRTTAAAPDAECPASLSCAFDPVPIAANGQVSDRPANGIAIDRIVLHTAEGSFASAKQSLSAPGAVSGAHYLMDTDGTTTQLMANKDLAFAVGNYHYNLHSVSIEQAGFTARGADWYTDAVYQRTAELVKYLAERYDVPLDRQHVLGHDNVPGSLDSNLAAQHWDKGTAWDWNRFMRLLGAPTDAGTRGVGKAGSVVTIAPQFGTSAEQTYTVCPADDPSGATPACAKVPQPSNSLFVRTAPAADAPLFLDPVVHPGDQAGTDAISDWSDRVQAGQQFVVAGREGDWTAIWYGGQKGWIHNPGGRNTIPAKGVKVIKARGTTAAPVYGQAYPEASEYPAGLSPSTQKPLTAANYGIPVGQAYVADQPPTPADDYFTSGGEVVTGSRTYYQVQFNHRTIYVNSADVTATPAC
- a CDS encoding FAD/NAD(P)-binding protein; translated protein: MGKTGVRPRVLVVGAGLAGTATAIRLLHFARRPLEVVLLERRADYRSAGVAYHRDGNPWDHVFNIQAGRMSVFREDVLDFINWANQEADRRDWPPRWASWKFTEQGPAPRRIFQDYLDDRLAEAAREACPGVVLVEADGEALETRPGDRGFEVTVRGLTSYKTEEPRPGPLADTRVLAADHVVLATGLELKEPPFAARVAGHPAFVRDPYSASAVRTLAQLPPDASVAIVGSVLSAYDSAGLLLRNGHVGRIRLISGSGTIFRTYPGTHEHGVLRLPRPGLLMEPYRDREEFLDRLGTAWQEARQAVQDRHPGIDPVVVSERVAKAWEPYLPEAIARIPTDDLRGLLDEFATGLAALRVGAVEYTMGIIEQAMRPQDGRVELLVGRVREITPTESGRLTVTVAGRHGRHSLEADLVVSNFGREFDYAKVEQPLWRDLLRKGIAVPHARTGRGVEVDECGTLLSADGTPAGPISTVGVPREGDEIVRHGRTGAFAFNLAAIKNQSVSVAAHVVEQLELRRDGFDDLAARHPHYRSYVSNPEEAVREALEESVELEVRRLAARERRRREALESRLNARIRSMGGLPVLPADVPRDERLMRAVVNRVAVERLNDVSVTPRQLRRQLGLENDEHVED